A stretch of Cydia splendana chromosome 7, ilCydSple1.2, whole genome shotgun sequence DNA encodes these proteins:
- the LOC134792270 gene encoding katanin p60 ATPase-containing subunit A1-like isoform X2, which produces MILASFRRIWKTAMDFGFGDFLYPNVRGLRQYFEHEPHSPSSSFHHMARMMDRMMHESLQPFGFARMSTRRDKEPPRDGLRTERSDTRRQRAGQPDTHAATGTRHPPTQVVRPTNVTTFQEQPMDQTKQVDPTTERWAGTLRRRDPDLQPTLPSIVTTRKTSTASSVSSGRKTRSVERMPKTSRVRQLVPIKPMVRKHDVPNEGGDVTILEKDEKVFDATGYELHLVETLERDILQKNPDVRWRDVIGLDDAKSVLQEAMVLPLVMPDYFKGIRRPWKGVLLTGPPGTGKTLLARAVATECRTTFFNVSSATLTSKYRGDSEKLVRLLFDMAAFHAPSTIFLDEVDSLCAVRGADSEHEASRRFKAELLIQMDGLAAAFHRDKIIMVLAATNHPWDIDEAFRRRFEKRIYIGLPDECTRVKLLKLNLREVALDPNVDLVELATKLEGYSGSDICNLCRDAAMMTMRRKIAGKSPDQIRHLKRSELEAPVSKEDLVTATEKTRRTVSQADVARYTGWMQRHGCS; this is translated from the exons ATGATTTTAGCAAGTTTCCGCAGGATTTGGAAAACGGCGATGGATTTTGGTTTCGGTGACTTCTTGTACCCCAATGTTAGGGGGTTGAGGCAGTACTTTGAACATGAACCACACAG CCCGTCCTCCAGCTTCCACCACATGGCCCGCATGATGGACCGCATGATGCACGAGAGCCTCCAGCCCTTCGGCTTCGCCCGCATGAGCACCAGACGCGACAAGGAGCCTCCTAGAGATGGTCTCAGGACCGAGAGGAGTGACACACGGAGACAGCGGGCTGGACAGCCTGATACACACGCCGCTACTGGGACGAGGCATCCGCCGACACAAG TGGTAAGACCAACGAACGTCACCACATTCCAAGAGCAACCCATGGATCAGACCAAACAGGTAGACCCGACCACAGAGAGATGGGCCGGCACATTACGCCGAAGAGACCCAGACCTTCAACCAACACTACCGTCTATAGTTACTACTAGAAAAACATCCACAGCTTCATCTGTAAGCAGCGGGCGGAAGACACGATCCGTTGAAAGAATGCCGAAGACCTCAAGAGTAAGGCAACTGGTACCCATCAAGCCTATGGTCCGAAAGCACGATGTACCAAATGAAGGGGGGGATGTAACGATTCTAGAGAAGGATGAGAAAGTTTTCGACGCGACGGGGTATGAGCTTCATCTTGTAGAAACCTTGGAAAGGGATATACTTCAGAAGAATCCTGACGTGCGTTGGAGAGATGTCATTGGTTTGGATGATGCGAAATCTGTTCTGCAGGAGGCAATGGTGTTGCCGCTTGTGATGCCCGATTACTTTAAG GGTATTAGGCGACCATGGAAAGGAGTGTTGCTGACTGGACCACCGGGTACAGGCAAAACGCTGCTCGCAAGGGCGGTGGCCACCGAATGCCGAACAACCTTCTTCAATGTATCGTCTGCAACGCTCACTTCAAAATATCGCGGAGATTCGGAAAAGCTGGTCCGACTACTGTTTGACATG GCAGCTTTCCACGCCCCAAGCACGATATTCCTCGACGAAGTGGACTCGCTGTGCGCGGTGCGGGGCGCCGATTCGGAACATGAGGCCTCGCGTCGGTTCAAAGCTGAACTGTTGATACAGATGGACGGACTCGCTGCTGCCTT CCACCGAGATAAGATCATCATGGTTCTCGCAGCCACGAACCATCCCTGGGACATCGACGAAGCTTTCCGCAGAAGGTTCGAGAAGAGGATCTACATTGGATTACCCGATG AGTGCACACGTGTGAAACTGCTAAAGCTGAACTTACGGGAAGTGGCGCTGGATCCTAACGTGGACCTCGTGGAACTAGCTACCAAGCTGGAGGGCTACAGCGGATCCGACATCTGCAACCTCTGCAG AGACGCGGCCATGATGACAATGCGCCGCAAGATCGCTGGCAAGTCCCCCGACCAGATCCGCCACCTCAAACGCTCTGAACTCGAAGCCCCCGTCTCCAAAGAAGACCTAGTAACTGCCACTGAGAAAACACGCCGTACGGTCTCTCAGGCCGACGTGGCGAGGTACACTGGATGGATGCAACGCCATGGATGCTCCTAG
- the LOC134792270 gene encoding katanin p60 ATPase-containing subunit A1-like isoform X1, with protein sequence MTNDDKGSEAKESRGSWPRRSEDVKIEFGFGVPLGAMGAHPAFHSAWDIGCPSSSFHHMARMMDRMMHESLQPFGFARMSTRRDKEPPRDGLRTERSDTRRQRAGQPDTHAATGTRHPPTQVVRPTNVTTFQEQPMDQTKQVDPTTERWAGTLRRRDPDLQPTLPSIVTTRKTSTASSVSSGRKTRSVERMPKTSRVRQLVPIKPMVRKHDVPNEGGDVTILEKDEKVFDATGYELHLVETLERDILQKNPDVRWRDVIGLDDAKSVLQEAMVLPLVMPDYFKGIRRPWKGVLLTGPPGTGKTLLARAVATECRTTFFNVSSATLTSKYRGDSEKLVRLLFDMAAFHAPSTIFLDEVDSLCAVRGADSEHEASRRFKAELLIQMDGLAAAFHRDKIIMVLAATNHPWDIDEAFRRRFEKRIYIGLPDECTRVKLLKLNLREVALDPNVDLVELATKLEGYSGSDICNLCRDAAMMTMRRKIAGKSPDQIRHLKRSELEAPVSKEDLVTATEKTRRTVSQADVARYTGWMQRHGCS encoded by the exons CCCGTCCTCCAGCTTCCACCACATGGCCCGCATGATGGACCGCATGATGCACGAGAGCCTCCAGCCCTTCGGCTTCGCCCGCATGAGCACCAGACGCGACAAGGAGCCTCCTAGAGATGGTCTCAGGACCGAGAGGAGTGACACACGGAGACAGCGGGCTGGACAGCCTGATACACACGCCGCTACTGGGACGAGGCATCCGCCGACACAAG TGGTAAGACCAACGAACGTCACCACATTCCAAGAGCAACCCATGGATCAGACCAAACAGGTAGACCCGACCACAGAGAGATGGGCCGGCACATTACGCCGAAGAGACCCAGACCTTCAACCAACACTACCGTCTATAGTTACTACTAGAAAAACATCCACAGCTTCATCTGTAAGCAGCGGGCGGAAGACACGATCCGTTGAAAGAATGCCGAAGACCTCAAGAGTAAGGCAACTGGTACCCATCAAGCCTATGGTCCGAAAGCACGATGTACCAAATGAAGGGGGGGATGTAACGATTCTAGAGAAGGATGAGAAAGTTTTCGACGCGACGGGGTATGAGCTTCATCTTGTAGAAACCTTGGAAAGGGATATACTTCAGAAGAATCCTGACGTGCGTTGGAGAGATGTCATTGGTTTGGATGATGCGAAATCTGTTCTGCAGGAGGCAATGGTGTTGCCGCTTGTGATGCCCGATTACTTTAAG GGTATTAGGCGACCATGGAAAGGAGTGTTGCTGACTGGACCACCGGGTACAGGCAAAACGCTGCTCGCAAGGGCGGTGGCCACCGAATGCCGAACAACCTTCTTCAATGTATCGTCTGCAACGCTCACTTCAAAATATCGCGGAGATTCGGAAAAGCTGGTCCGACTACTGTTTGACATG GCAGCTTTCCACGCCCCAAGCACGATATTCCTCGACGAAGTGGACTCGCTGTGCGCGGTGCGGGGCGCCGATTCGGAACATGAGGCCTCGCGTCGGTTCAAAGCTGAACTGTTGATACAGATGGACGGACTCGCTGCTGCCTT CCACCGAGATAAGATCATCATGGTTCTCGCAGCCACGAACCATCCCTGGGACATCGACGAAGCTTTCCGCAGAAGGTTCGAGAAGAGGATCTACATTGGATTACCCGATG AGTGCACACGTGTGAAACTGCTAAAGCTGAACTTACGGGAAGTGGCGCTGGATCCTAACGTGGACCTCGTGGAACTAGCTACCAAGCTGGAGGGCTACAGCGGATCCGACATCTGCAACCTCTGCAG AGACGCGGCCATGATGACAATGCGCCGCAAGATCGCTGGCAAGTCCCCCGACCAGATCCGCCACCTCAAACGCTCTGAACTCGAAGCCCCCGTCTCCAAAGAAGACCTAGTAACTGCCACTGAGAAAACACGCCGTACGGTCTCTCAGGCCGACGTGGCGAGGTACACTGGATGGATGCAACGCCATGGATGCTCCTAG
- the LOC134792420 gene encoding V-type proton ATPase 116 kDa subunit a 1-like: MGDMFRSEEMVLCQLFVQPEAAYVSMYELGEAGIAQFRDLNPHVNDFQRRYVTEVRRCSEMERKLRWVGSQLPEPPPPPKPGPRNLTPREINILEERIDYIESEIQEITRNAQNLKTDYLSLIELKILIEKMQTFFQDHSAQRKISASVQIYNGEGVLAHLGFIAGVVATHRVHSFERMLWRISHGNIFFKQAHIEQPLRDQVTGHELQKTVFVVFFHGEQIKLRVKKVCHGFQATLYPCPATYKEQLDMLAGVATRIQDLDLVLQQTENHRRLVLQNIARDISTWMVAVRKEKAIYHTLNMFSMDIVKKCLIAECWVPRRDLGTLQKALDDGVRATGSLIPSIMHHVPTLEVPPTYNRTNKFTAGFQTLIDSYGIASYREVNPALYTIITFPFLFAVMFGDFGHGIIMTAFAATLVIMEKRFLKVKSDNEIWNIFFAGRYIILLMGIFSMYTGLIYNDMFSKSLNIFGSSWINLYDKEMLNSTHAFNLEPAEAYVQVPYPFGLDPVWQFAENNIIFLNSFKMKLSIIFGVIHMAFGVTMSVVNFNFLRKQQMIYLQYIPQILFLLLLFWYLCILMFMKWTMYSAIAPDPAYNTHCAPSVLILFINMMLMTETVAKPPCKAYIFPGQGALQSTFIAIALLCVPVMLFGKPIYHIMAERKRRKYQQGVESGEATEKDPHDGGMGEMLITQAIHTIEYVLGTVSHTASYLRLWALSLAHAQLSAVLWQRVLVNGLGSFPVKGIIMYFVFAIWAFFTLAILVLMEGLSAFLHTLRLHWVEFMSKFYEGQGYPFMPFSFSAILENEDDEMGQATSAPPESPVSH, encoded by the exons CTGAACCCCCACGTAAATGACTTCCAACGTCGCTACGTCACAGAAGTACGGCGTTGCAGTGAAATGGAACGCAAGCTGCGATGGGTCGGCTCCCAGCTACCGGAACCCCCTCCACCACCCAAACCGGGGCCTAGGAACTTAACTCCGAGGGAGATTAATATACTTGAG GAAAGAATCGACTACATCGAATCAGAAATCCAAGAGATCACCCGCAACGCCCAAAACCTAAAAACCGACTACCTATCCCTCATCGAGCTGAAAATTCTCATCGAGAAAATGCAGACCTTCTTCCAAGACCACAGCGCCCAGAGGAAAATATCAGCGTCAGTCCAGATATATAATGGAGAGGGGGTGTTGGCACATCTTGGCTTTATAGCGGGGGTGGTTGCGACGCACAGAGTGCATTCGTTTGAGAGGATGTTATGGAGGATCTCGCATGGAAATATTTTCTTTAAGCAAGCACATATTGAGCAGCCGCTCAGGGATCAAGTGACG GGTCACGAGCTCCAAAAGACAGTATTCGTGGTGTTCTTCCACGGCGAGCAGATCAAGCTCCGAGTGAAGAAGGTCTGCCACGGCTTCCAAGCGACACTCTACCCTTGTCCTGCCACGTACAAGGAGCAACTGGACATGCTGGCTGGAGTGGCCACTAGGATACAGGATCTGGACTTG GTGCTCCAACAAACAGAAAACCATCGCCGCCTCGTCCTCCAGAACATCGCGCGTGACATCAGCACATGGATGGTAGCTGTCCGCAAGGAGAAGGCCATATATCACACGCTCAACATGTTCAGTATGGATATAGTCAAGAAGTGCCTTATAGCGGAGTGCTGGGTTCCAAGAAGGGATCTTGGTACACTGCAGAAAGCTCTGGATGATGGAGTG AGAGCTACGGGCAGCCTTATCCCCTCAATCATGCACCACGTGCCCACACTAGAGGTGCCGCCCACCTATAACCGCACCAACAAGTTCACTGCCGGCTTCCAGACCCTCATTGATTCCTATGGAATTGCGAGCTACAGAGAAGTCAACCCAG CTCTATACACGATCATAACATTCCCTTTTCTCTTCGCCGTGATGTTCGGCGACTTCGGCCACGGAATCATCATGACCGCCTTTGCTGCCACCCTCGTCATAATGGAAAAGCGGTTCCTCAAAGTCAAGAGTGATAATGAAATCTGGAACATCTTCTTCGCCGGCCGCTACATCATTCTCCTAATGGGGATATTCTCCATGTACACTGGCTTAATATACAACGATATGTTCTCTAAGAGTTTAAATATCTTTGGGAGTAGTTGGATAAATTTGTATGATAAAGAGATGCTGAATTCGACTCATGCGTTTAATTTGGAGCCGGCGGAAGCGTATGTGCAAGTGCCGTATCCATTTGGATTGGATCCAGTGTGGCAA TTTGCAGAGAATAACATAATATTCTTAAACTCATTCAAGATGAAACTATCAATAATATTTGGAGTGATTCATATGGCGTTCGGTGTAACAATGAGTGTGGTAAACTTCAA CTTCCTGAGGAAGCAGCAGATGATATACTTGCAGTACATACCACAGATATTGTTCTTGTTGCTGCTGTTTTGGTATCTTTGTATACTTATGTTTATGAAGTGGACGATGTATTCGGCGATTGCGCCAG ACCCCGCATACAACACGCACTGCGCGCCCTCCGTCCTCATCCTCTTCATCAACATGATGCTCATGACTGAGACGGTGGCCAAGCCGCCATGTAAAGCCTACATATTCCCCGGGCAGGGCGCACTGCAGTCCACGTTCATTGCTATTGCGCTGCTGTGTGTGCCTGTCATGTTGTTCGGGAAGCCGATATACCATATCATGGCGGAGAGGAAACGAAGG AAATACCAGCAAGGCGTGGAAAGCGGTGAAGCCACGGAGAAGGACCCCCACGATGGAGGCATGGGCGAGATGCTGATCACGCAGGCCATACACACCATCGAGTACGTGCTGGGCACCGTCTCCCACACGGCCTCGTATTTGCGGCTGTGGGCGCTCTCACTGGCACATGCAC AGCTCTCAGCAGTCTTGTGGCAGCGAGTGCTAGTAAACGGGCTGGGAAGCTTCCCCGTGAAGGGCATCATCATGTACTTCGTGTTCGCTATATGGGCGTTCTTCACGCTCGCCATCTTGGTGCTTATGGAGGGGCTTTCGGCGTTCCTACACACGCTCCGATTGCATTG GGTCGAGTTCATGAGTAAGTTCTACGAAGGGCAGGGCTACCCATTCATGCCGTTCTccttttccgccatcttggagaACGAAGATGACGAGATGGGGCAGGCGACCAGCGCGCCGCCGGAGTCTCCCGTCAGCCATTAG
- the LOC134792270 gene encoding katanin p60 ATPase-containing subunit A1-like isoform X3 yields MGAHPAFHSAWDIGCPSSSFHHMARMMDRMMHESLQPFGFARMSTRRDKEPPRDGLRTERSDTRRQRAGQPDTHAATGTRHPPTQVVRPTNVTTFQEQPMDQTKQVDPTTERWAGTLRRRDPDLQPTLPSIVTTRKTSTASSVSSGRKTRSVERMPKTSRVRQLVPIKPMVRKHDVPNEGGDVTILEKDEKVFDATGYELHLVETLERDILQKNPDVRWRDVIGLDDAKSVLQEAMVLPLVMPDYFKGIRRPWKGVLLTGPPGTGKTLLARAVATECRTTFFNVSSATLTSKYRGDSEKLVRLLFDMAAFHAPSTIFLDEVDSLCAVRGADSEHEASRRFKAELLIQMDGLAAAFHRDKIIMVLAATNHPWDIDEAFRRRFEKRIYIGLPDECTRVKLLKLNLREVALDPNVDLVELATKLEGYSGSDICNLCRDAAMMTMRRKIAGKSPDQIRHLKRSELEAPVSKEDLVTATEKTRRTVSQADVARYTGWMQRHGCS; encoded by the exons CCCGTCCTCCAGCTTCCACCACATGGCCCGCATGATGGACCGCATGATGCACGAGAGCCTCCAGCCCTTCGGCTTCGCCCGCATGAGCACCAGACGCGACAAGGAGCCTCCTAGAGATGGTCTCAGGACCGAGAGGAGTGACACACGGAGACAGCGGGCTGGACAGCCTGATACACACGCCGCTACTGGGACGAGGCATCCGCCGACACAAG TGGTAAGACCAACGAACGTCACCACATTCCAAGAGCAACCCATGGATCAGACCAAACAGGTAGACCCGACCACAGAGAGATGGGCCGGCACATTACGCCGAAGAGACCCAGACCTTCAACCAACACTACCGTCTATAGTTACTACTAGAAAAACATCCACAGCTTCATCTGTAAGCAGCGGGCGGAAGACACGATCCGTTGAAAGAATGCCGAAGACCTCAAGAGTAAGGCAACTGGTACCCATCAAGCCTATGGTCCGAAAGCACGATGTACCAAATGAAGGGGGGGATGTAACGATTCTAGAGAAGGATGAGAAAGTTTTCGACGCGACGGGGTATGAGCTTCATCTTGTAGAAACCTTGGAAAGGGATATACTTCAGAAGAATCCTGACGTGCGTTGGAGAGATGTCATTGGTTTGGATGATGCGAAATCTGTTCTGCAGGAGGCAATGGTGTTGCCGCTTGTGATGCCCGATTACTTTAAG GGTATTAGGCGACCATGGAAAGGAGTGTTGCTGACTGGACCACCGGGTACAGGCAAAACGCTGCTCGCAAGGGCGGTGGCCACCGAATGCCGAACAACCTTCTTCAATGTATCGTCTGCAACGCTCACTTCAAAATATCGCGGAGATTCGGAAAAGCTGGTCCGACTACTGTTTGACATG GCAGCTTTCCACGCCCCAAGCACGATATTCCTCGACGAAGTGGACTCGCTGTGCGCGGTGCGGGGCGCCGATTCGGAACATGAGGCCTCGCGTCGGTTCAAAGCTGAACTGTTGATACAGATGGACGGACTCGCTGCTGCCTT CCACCGAGATAAGATCATCATGGTTCTCGCAGCCACGAACCATCCCTGGGACATCGACGAAGCTTTCCGCAGAAGGTTCGAGAAGAGGATCTACATTGGATTACCCGATG AGTGCACACGTGTGAAACTGCTAAAGCTGAACTTACGGGAAGTGGCGCTGGATCCTAACGTGGACCTCGTGGAACTAGCTACCAAGCTGGAGGGCTACAGCGGATCCGACATCTGCAACCTCTGCAG AGACGCGGCCATGATGACAATGCGCCGCAAGATCGCTGGCAAGTCCCCCGACCAGATCCGCCACCTCAAACGCTCTGAACTCGAAGCCCCCGTCTCCAAAGAAGACCTAGTAACTGCCACTGAGAAAACACGCCGTACGGTCTCTCAGGCCGACGTGGCGAGGTACACTGGATGGATGCAACGCCATGGATGCTCCTAG